Genomic DNA from Hyphomicrobiales bacterium:
CCGATGCCGCCAGCGGCAAACAGCAGGGACGAGGCCGCGATCCAAGGCTTGCGCCGTCCGCCGGCGTCAGCGATGGCGCCCAGCACCGGACTTAGAACCGCGACCGCGGCCCCGGCGCCGGCCACCGCATAGCCCCACAGTTTTTGGCCCTGCACCGGATCGCCGACGGCGTGGGCGACGAAATAGGGTGCGAAAACGAAGGTGGTTATCAACGTGAAATAGGGCTGCGCCGCCCAATCGAACATCACCCACCCCACGATCGCGCGCGACCCCCCGCCCGGCGCATCCTGCTCTTCGGCGGTTGGACCGTCGCTGCCACTATCCCCCATGACGTGCCCCCATGATCGAGCCCTATGATCCGCATAGTGCCCCAGGGCGCAGGCATGGCGCCACCCTCACCTGCGCAGGAGATCGTGCAGCAGGCTCGCGCCAACGGCGAGCTTCGAGAACGTCAGCGCCCCGTCGCCGGCGATCTCCCGGAGCGAGCGGCGCGTACGTTCCACCTCGGCGCGGCGGCTGCCGGCCCATTTCTCGATCCCAGTTTCGCCTGCCTCGCCCGTTGCCAGGACCTGGGCGGTAAGCCGGCGCTGCGCGTCGGCGAGATTGTCGAGCGTGCTATTGAGCGCCAGGCGACCGAAATAGTCGGCGATGTCCAGCCCATGGGCCAGCTCAACGATGCGGTCGGTCTCGAAATAGGCGCCGACGGCAAAGAAGGCCCGTGCAACCGCGTCGACGGGTTTTCCTGTGTTCCCGGCGACGAGAACGATGTCCGGCGCCATGGCCAGGGGCTCAAGCGCCGAGATGCGTTCGGCGAGCCTGGCGGGCACGCCAAGTTCGCCAAGGCGCTCGCGCGCCCGGTCAAGCCGAGTCCGGGCCTCGGCCGGCAGGACGCTGTCCAGTGCCGCCGACAGCTCCTCGATGCCCTCCCGGTAACGCTCGACGAGGGCGGCCAGCCCCTCCCCGAACTCGGCGTTGCGCAGGAACCACGCGATCTCGTCCAAAAGCAGCGACTGCACCTCGCCGTAAAGCTCAAGCTGCACCGTGTTGACAATCTTGTTGTCGAGCGCATCGATCTCGGAATTGAGCGCGGTCATTTGGAAGCTGTCGCGCGCCGCCGCGAAGGCAGCGGCAATTTTCGGCACGTCGGCGCCGGTCTCGTCGGTGAGGCGGTTGATCATTGTCGGACCGCAGCGATTGATCATCGAATTGGCGAGCATGGTGGCGATGATCTCGCGGCGCAGCCGATGCTCATGGATCTCATCGGCGAAGCGTTCGCGCGCTGCCGCCGGGAAATAACGCATCAGTTCGGCGCCAAGATAGCTGTCGTCCGGCACGTTCGAGGTGAGAAGGTCGTTGTAGAGCGTGATCTTGGCATAGGCGATGAGGATCGCGATCTCCGGTCGGGTCAGAGGCCGGCCCTGCTTCTCGCGCTCTGCGAGCGCAGCGTCGTCGGGGAGGTTTTCCACCGCCCGGTCGAGCAGGCTGCGTGCCTCCAGGTCGCGCATGAACCGTGCCTGGAATTCGAAATCGGCCAAGCCCAGATTTTGGCCGAGCGAAATCGCCAGCGTCTGCATGTAATTGTTGCGCAACACGAGCTTGGCGACGTCTCGGGCCATCTTGGCGAGAAGCCGGTTGCGATCCGGAACCGAGAGCTTGCCGGCACGCACCGCCGCGCCAAGCGCAATCTTGATATTGACCTCGAGGTCGGAGGTATTGACGCCGGCGGAATTGTCGATGGCGTCGGAATTAACTCGCCCACCATGGGCGGCGAATTCGATGCGCGCGCGCTGGGTCATGCCAAGATTGGCCCCCTCGCCGACAACCTTTGCGCGCAATTCCTTGGCCGTGACGCGCACCGCGTCGTTGGCCCGGTCGCCGACCGCCTCGTCGCTCTCTTCGCTGGCGCGCACATAGGTCCCGATGCCGCCGAACCAGAGCAGCTCGGTCTTGGCCTTGAGCAATCCGTTGATGATTTCGAAAGGCGTCGCCTTGTCCTTGGAAAGGCCGGTGATGTCGCGCATTTCCTGCGACAGCGGGATCGCCTTGTCTTGCCTCGAAAAAATGCCGCCGCCCTTGGAAATAAGCGTCTTGTCATAGTCCTGCCAGGACGAGCGCGGCAGCTCGAACAGCTGCTTGCGCTCGGCAAGGCTCGCCGCCGGGTCCGGATCGGGATCGATGAAGATGTCGCGGTGGTCGAAGGCGGCAACGAGTCGGATCCGGGGTGACAGAAGCATGCCGTTGCCGAACACGTCGCCGGACATATCGCCAATGCCAACGACCGTGAAGGGCGTCGTCTGAATGTCGACGTCTATCTCCCGGAAATGGCGCTTGATCGCCTCCCAGGCGCCGCGCGCGGTAATCGCCATCTTCTTGTGGTCGTAACCGGCCGAGCCGCCGGAAGCGAAGGCATCGCCGAGCCAGAAATGGCGGCCTTCCGAAATCTCGTTGGCGATGTCGGAGAAGCTCGCCGTGCCCTTGTCGGCAGCAACCACGAGATAGGGGTCGTCGCCATCGTGGCGCACGACGCGCGGCGGCGGAATGGTGTGGTCGCCGTCGAGATTGTCGGTCAGGTCGAGCAGGCTCGAGACGAAGATCCTGTACGCGGCGACGCCTTCGGCCAGGAGGTCCTCACGGCTGCCGCCCGCCGGCGGCCGCTTCAACACGAAGCCGCCCTTGGCGCCGACCGGGACGATGACAGCATTCTTGACCTGCTGGGCCTTTGCAAGACCGAGCACCTCGGTGCGGAAATCGTGCGGCCGGTCGGACCAGCGCACGCCGCCGCGGGCGACCTCCCCGAACCGGAGATGCACGCCCTCGACGCGGGGGGAGTAGACGAAGATCTCCGCAAAGGGGCGCGGCTTAGGCAGCTCTTCGACCGCGGTGGAGTGGATCTTGAAGGCCATGGTTGCCTTCGCCGCGCCGTCGGGATCGCGCTGATAGACGTTCGTTCGCGAGGTCGCCATGACGAGATTGGCGAAGCGGCGGATGATGCGGTCCTCATCGAGCATTTCGACCCCCTGCAGCGCTTCTTCGATGCGCTTGAGGATCGTTTCGCTTTCACCCGCGCGCCCGTCCATATCGAGGTTGAGATCGGGATCGAAGCGGGTCCGGAACAGCCCAATGAGCTGGACGGCGATCTCGGAGTGCCGGTTCAGCGTCGTCGACATGTAGCCCTGGCCGAAGGGAATATGCGCCTGCCGCAGATAGCGGGAATAGGCACGCAATATGGCAACCTCGCGCCAGGAAAGGCCGCCGCGCAGCACCAGGCCGTTATAGCCATCGTTCTCGGCCGCGCCGCGCCATACTGCCATGAAGCAGTCCTCCAGCGGCCCGCCCAGCCGCGGCAGTGCGACCGGCTTGCCATCGGCGGTCTCCAGCGCCATCTCGTGCAGCCAGACTTTCTCCGAATCGGCCGGATTGATGCCATAAGTGCGCTCGTTGACGACGCGAAAGCCCATATGCTCCAGCATCGGAACGCGGCTCGACAAGGTGATATGCTCGCCGAGGTGAAACAGTTTCAGGCGCAGCCGTGCGCTGTCGCCCACCCGATCGGAATGGGGCACGAAATCGATGGCGATGCGGTGGTCCTCGGTGAGTTTGTCGATGATGGCGATGTCCTGGACCGCATCCTCGGCCGCAAACGCCTCCTGATAGGCGATCGAGAAGGCGTTGCGATATTTGTCGAGCAGCGCCTGAACCTGTTGCGGCTCGATACCGCGCGCGAGCACGGCGTGGACATTGTTGTCCCAAGTGCGCAAGAGCCGGCCGATATCCGTCTCGAGCTGCCGTTCCGGCGGGTCCGGGGTCTTGCCCTCGTAGCGACCGATAATGTAGTGGACGCGCACCAGCGCGCCTTCCAGGAATGCCGGATAATAGGCCGAAATCCGGCCCTCATAGATCTTTGCCAGATATTCACCGATGACGGCACGCCCCTGCGTCGAGTAGTGATCGCGCGGCACGTAAACCATCACGGAGACGAAACGATCGAACTTGTCCGGACGCGTCAGTACACGCAGGCGCGGATGTTCGTCGAGCTGGAGGATGGCGAGCGCAAAGCGGGTCAGGGTTTCCAGGTCGATCTGGAACAGCTCGTCGCGCGGGAACTGCTCCAGTACGTTGATCAACGCCTTGCCGGAATGTCCGGTCGGGTCGAATCCGGCGCGGTGCAGCACGTGGTCGACCTTGCGCCGCAGGAAGGGGATGTTGCGGGCGCTTCTGTTGTAGGCGGAAGAGGTGAACAGGCCGACGAGACGCAATTCGCCGGTCAGGTCGCCGTCAGCCGAGAACAGCTTGATGCCGACATAGTCCATATGCACGCGCCGGTGGATGCGCGAGCGTACATTGGCCTTGGTAACGATCAGCGGCGCCGGCTGCATCAGGAACTCGCGCAGTTCCGGCGTGAAGATGACGAGCTCGCGACCGCGGCGCAGCACCTTGACGTCCGGATTGCTGAGGATGCCGAGACCGGTCTTGGCGAGACGCTCCAGCC
This window encodes:
- a CDS encoding NAD-glutamate dehydrogenase — encoded protein: MALPAEQANQDLADHVIAAARATRDIDADATGFIALLLAHGIADDLAQYSYEDVAAVALDAWEHLQRRKPGRHKIRIANPDISVLSEYGWRTPVTVIDITNDNMPFLVDSVMSELQDRGLKVHLALHPLLAVPRDKAGRRTGPVAEGKPGDNATEGVVRESHIHIHVERMERAAARKELAESLSGVLDDCRMAVNDWPAMLARLEEAIESFRKAPPPMPVDEIAETIEFLRWLAEDNFTLLGMREYAFNGKAGAGGLERLAKTGLGILSNPDVKVLRRGRELVIFTPELREFLMQPAPLIVTKANVRSRIHRRVHMDYVGIKLFSADGDLTGELRLVGLFTSSAYNRSARNIPFLRRKVDHVLHRAGFDPTGHSGKALINVLEQFPRDELFQIDLETLTRFALAILQLDEHPRLRVLTRPDKFDRFVSVMVYVPRDHYSTQGRAVIGEYLAKIYEGRISAYYPAFLEGALVRVHYIIGRYEGKTPDPPERQLETDIGRLLRTWDNNVHAVLARGIEPQQVQALLDKYRNAFSIAYQEAFAAEDAVQDIAIIDKLTEDHRIAIDFVPHSDRVGDSARLRLKLFHLGEHITLSSRVPMLEHMGFRVVNERTYGINPADSEKVWLHEMALETADGKPVALPRLGGPLEDCFMAVWRGAAENDGYNGLVLRGGLSWREVAILRAYSRYLRQAHIPFGQGYMSTTLNRHSEIAVQLIGLFRTRFDPDLNLDMDGRAGESETILKRIEEALQGVEMLDEDRIIRRFANLVMATSRTNVYQRDPDGAAKATMAFKIHSTAVEELPKPRPFAEIFVYSPRVEGVHLRFGEVARGGVRWSDRPHDFRTEVLGLAKAQQVKNAVIVPVGAKGGFVLKRPPAGGSREDLLAEGVAAYRIFVSSLLDLTDNLDGDHTIPPPRVVRHDGDDPYLVVAADKGTASFSDIANEISEGRHFWLGDAFASGGSAGYDHKKMAITARGAWEAIKRHFREIDVDIQTTPFTVVGIGDMSGDVFGNGMLLSPRIRLVAAFDHRDIFIDPDPDPAASLAERKQLFELPRSSWQDYDKTLISKGGGIFSRQDKAIPLSQEMRDITGLSKDKATPFEIINGLLKAKTELLWFGGIGTYVRASEESDEAVGDRANDAVRVTAKELRAKVVGEGANLGMTQRARIEFAAHGGRVNSDAIDNSAGVNTSDLEVNIKIALGAAVRAGKLSVPDRNRLLAKMARDVAKLVLRNNYMQTLAISLGQNLGLADFEFQARFMRDLEARSLLDRAVENLPDDAALAEREKQGRPLTRPEIAILIAYAKITLYNDLLTSNVPDDSYLGAELMRYFPAAARERFADEIHEHRLRREIIATMLANSMINRCGPTMINRLTDETGADVPKIAAAFAAARDSFQMTALNSEIDALDNKIVNTVQLELYGEVQSLLLDEIAWFLRNAEFGEGLAALVERYREGIEELSAALDSVLPAEARTRLDRARERLGELGVPARLAERISALEPLAMAPDIVLVAGNTGKPVDAVARAFFAVGAYFETDRIVELAHGLDIADYFGRLALNSTLDNLADAQRRLTAQVLATGEAGETGIEKWAGSRRAEVERTRRSLREIAGDGALTFSKLAVGASLLHDLLRR